One region of Calditrichota bacterium genomic DNA includes:
- a CDS encoding MFS transporter, producing the protein MENARSSPSFRQIFSWAIYDFANTIFSMNVVTMYFSLWITVNLAREDFWVSAGNSASMLLVALSLPVLGAISDSVGRRIPYLFIFTLGSVLGTALIGMVSYWVPNEMWQLAFAVLCFIIANYAFQGALVFYNALLPQISTPRTIGRISGLGVSMGYLGAIIGLLMVMPFAQGEITFLHLDIPFLQKDWQQVQLIEAASLQTQAAFLDTSIDKNANYKYKLVPQSSNGRAITGWELSSKDTVIENQHTAKRAIRVRLPNGKKWGAGSLVLLRKESGWGRRGTFIPTAVLFFLFSLPTFIFIREKVTPHPGGRVSVREAISRVKDGIMNTRKYPGVLRFLLAKFFYEEGIQTAIIFMAVYAVKVMGFPNEKIILFFMVTTTAAAIGSLLFGYITDRLNPKPTLMIVISGWVLSLMAIILTTNTTVFWMIGSVIGILMGSTWTAARPLLVTLVPPEMLAEFFGLYSLSGKVAAIFGPLVWGGTVLLLKPYGDVVRYKGAVFSLALMMLLGLFLLWKVPAKTFEKQKSFGE; encoded by the coding sequence TTTCTGGGTAAGTGCCGGAAATTCCGCTTCGATGCTGCTGGTGGCGCTTTCGCTGCCGGTTTTGGGCGCCATCTCCGACAGCGTCGGGCGGCGCATTCCCTATCTCTTCATTTTTACCCTCGGGTCGGTTTTGGGAACCGCACTTATCGGAATGGTGAGCTACTGGGTGCCAAATGAGATGTGGCAGCTTGCTTTTGCTGTCCTTTGTTTTATTATCGCCAATTACGCGTTTCAGGGGGCCCTGGTGTTTTACAATGCCCTTCTGCCGCAAATTTCCACCCCGCGCACAATAGGCCGCATTTCGGGGCTGGGCGTGTCGATGGGGTATCTGGGAGCCATTATCGGACTCCTGATGGTGATGCCGTTTGCCCAGGGCGAGATAACCTTTCTCCATCTGGACATTCCGTTTTTACAAAAAGATTGGCAGCAGGTGCAACTGATTGAAGCGGCATCTTTGCAAACTCAGGCAGCCTTTCTCGACACCTCTATTGATAAAAATGCCAATTACAAATACAAGCTCGTTCCTCAATCGTCAAATGGCCGCGCAATAACCGGTTGGGAATTGAGCAGCAAGGACACGGTCATAGAGAACCAGCACACCGCTAAGCGTGCCATCCGGGTTCGTTTACCAAACGGAAAAAAATGGGGCGCGGGTTCTCTGGTGCTTTTGCGAAAGGAAAGCGGTTGGGGGAGGCGGGGAACGTTTATTCCAACAGCCGTTCTGTTTTTCCTGTTTTCGCTCCCCACGTTTATTTTTATTCGGGAAAAGGTGACCCCGCATCCCGGCGGCCGGGTGAGCGTGAGAGAAGCCATTTCCCGCGTGAAGGACGGCATTATGAATACCCGGAAATATCCGGGGGTTCTTAGATTTTTGCTGGCCAAATTCTTTTACGAAGAAGGGATTCAAACCGCTATTATTTTTATGGCCGTTTATGCGGTTAAGGTGATGGGATTTCCAAATGAAAAAATCATTCTCTTTTTTATGGTCACTACCACGGCCGCAGCTATCGGATCTCTTCTTTTTGGCTACATTACGGACCGGCTCAATCCGAAGCCCACATTGATGATCGTCATTTCCGGCTGGGTGTTAAGTTTAATGGCGATTATTCTGACCACCAACACCACTGTTTTCTGGATGATTGGAAGTGTGATTGGCATTTTAATGGGTTCCACCTGGACAGCGGCCCGCCCGCTTCTGGTTACACTGGTTCCCCCGGAAATGTTGGCCGAATTTTTTGGTCTCTATTCGTTGTCGGGTAAAGTGGCAGCCATCTTCGGTCCGCTGGTCTGGGGAGGGACGGTGCTTCTTCTGAAGCCTTACGGCGATGTCGTTCGTTACAAGGGTGCTGTGTTTTCGCTGGCTCTGATGATGCTTCTGGGGTTGTTCCTTCTCTGGAAAGTTCCGGCCAAAACATTTGAAAAACAAAAATCATTTGGTGAATAG